The DNA region TAACTTAGTAATAGTTTTAGTTGCACATCCTCGTAAAAATATGGGTGACATGAAGCCAACTATGTATGATGTGTCTGGAGCAAGTGAGATTGTTAATTATGCAGATTATATTTTATCAACTTACAGAGTTGTTGATGAAGAAGAAGAGACAGACGACACTTATTTATTAATTTTAAAAAATAGAATAACAGGAAAACAGAATATAAGTTTTAAAATGAATTTTTCAGAAAGAAGAAAAAGACTTTACACGACTAGTGAGGAGTTAAACAGAGATTACAAATATGATGTAAATAAACAATATGTTCAAGTAGAAATTCCAGAAGATGTATTTTAAAAAAAGTATAAAAAATAGGAAATTTTATTAAGTAATGATTTTATAAGAAAAACCAATATTGAATAATTTAAAAATTCAATATTGAAAAAAATCATTTTTCAATATTGAAAAACGGATTTTGAAAAAGTATTGAATTTCAATACTAAAAAAAGTTTGAAAATATAGCATTTACAAGGTTTATATAAATTAATTTCCTGACAATGTACACACAGGTTTAGATATGCTAGCAAAAAAACTTAAAAGTAGTGTAAGGATAAAAAGGCTATATAAATTTATAAAAAGTTTTAAAAGTGTTATTAAATTAGAGCTAAAGTTTATTAATTAATTTCCTCGTAGAAAAATATTATTTTAAATAAATAAAGGAGTGATTTTACATGATAGCATTAGAAAAATTTGCAGGTGGAGTTCTAAAAGAAAAGTTTAATACAGAGTTACAAAAAGTTTTAGATAATATTGCAGATCCAAATACAGATTTTAAAAAAACAAGAAAAATTAGTTTAGAGATAGTGTTTAAAGCAAATGAAGATAGAGATCTTGCTGAAGTAGATATAAAATCCAAAGCAACTATAGTAGAAGCAAAAGCGACAACAACTAAAGTTATAATAGGAAAAGATTTAGAGACAGGAAGAGTTGAAGCATCTGAATTTAAAAATCAACTAGCTGGTCAGTTGTCTATAGATGTTTCAGATAGTAATGAAACTGATGAAATAGAAGAAAATAGTTCTGGTGTAATTGATTTTAGAAATGCAAGTTCAAAGTAGATTAAGAAAGTAAATAAAATATAAATTTAAATAAAAAGGAGAATAAAAAAATGATAAGAAATGCAATGGAATATTTAGTTAAGTTAGGAAAAAGAGAAACAGTATGTGTAGATGGGTTTAAGTACACAACAGATGCATTAGAAATAATAAAAGAACCAAAAGCTAATGAATTAGAAATAACTACATTGAGTGGTTTAGTAGATTATATAAAAAGTGGCATAGATCATGAAGAAGATGAGTTGTTATTAATACAAGTCTTAACTCCAAGAAAAGTGCTTTTAAAATCTGCTTTGAGAAAAAATAGAGATAGAGAAACTTATATTGAATGTGTAGCACTACTTCCAGATAAAAGATTTGACAGACCTTTAGATTTAGACACTTTTAATATAATGCTACAATCAGCATTTATAAAAAATAATGATAGAGATACACTTTTAAAAATTGCAGGAAATATCCAAGAATCTACAGTAAAAAATGTTGGAGATGATGGGGTTTCTCAATCTGTAACAATAAAAACAGGTGTCGCTAGTGTATCAGAAGCAATAGTTCCAAACAGAGTAAAATTAATTCCTTATCGTACTTTCCAAGAAGTAGAGCAACCAGAAAGTGAATTTATTTTCAGAATGAGTACTGGACCAGCAGCAGGATTATATGAAGCAGATGGTGGAGCATGGAAAAATCAAGCAATGTTAAATATTAAAGCGTACTTGCAAGAAGAATTAAAAGATTTTAAAAATGTAAATATAATTGCTTAATTGAAAATCTAAGAGGACTTATTATAAGTCCTCTTAGTAAAACAAGGAGGGAGTTAAATGAAAAGTATTTCTCATATGAACATTTTAGAAAGAGCAGAATTTACAGACAAAATTGCTAATGCAATTATGTCTGCAAATAAAGAAATTGAAAGAGGTTGTGCCTTTAATGAAGCAGTTGAGATTGTAAAACAAATGGAATATAGAGAAAATAAATACAATGAAGGAGATATTGCAATATGAATAATGTAGTTTTAGTTGGAAGATTAGCAAGAGATCCAGAATTAAGATATATACCAGAGTATGGTACTCCAGTTGCTACTTTTGCATTGGCAGTTGATAGGGGTTATGCAAAAAAGGATGGAACTAGAGAAGTTGATTTTATACCAATTGAAGTTATGGGAGGATCAGCAGAATTTTGTGCTAATTATCTCACAAAAGGAAGAATGGTTTCAATTCAAGGCCAAATAAGGATAGAAAAATATGAAAAAGATGGAGAGAAAAAAACTTTCACAAAAGTAAGAACAAAAATTGTTAATGCGCTTGATCACAAGCCAAAGGATGAAGAAAAAGAAATAGGCTTTCAAGTTTTAGATGATGAAGATATTCCATTTTAAATTGGATGGTGATTATATGAGAAGTTTAGAAGAGAAAAATAAATTATTTGAAGATAATATAAATCTTGTACATTTTATTATAAATAGATATTTCAAATCCTTTTTAAGAAGGTATCCATATTTAAAAGAAGATTTATTTCAAGAAGGATATATAGGATTATATAAAACAACATGTTGCTTTGATGAAAGTAAAGGAAAATTTTCTACAATAGCATTTTCGTATATATCAGGACATTTGAAAAGATTTACGACTGGATATGTTAAGAAACATTATAGAAATGATATAGATAGTTTTGAAAAGTGTATTTATAGAGATAATTATGGAGAAGAGATAAGAATAGAAGATAGATTGGCTGGCAATGAAAATGTAGATATAGAAAATGTTCGTGTTATTAGATCTTGTATAAAAAGAAGTGAGATAAAAGATATACAGAAAATAGTTTGTCTAAGAGAAAAAGGTTATACTCAACAAGAAATAAGTAAAGTGCTTGGAACTAGCCAAACGTCAATATATAGGAGACTTAAAAAATTAAAAACTGAAATTAATATACTAGGTAAATAATAAATGATTTAAGTTTATTGGAGGTAAAATGAAAACTAAAATAATTGGTGGTAGGGAAAATGAGTGTCCAATTTGTAATGGTAATATATTTAAGATTGAAACATTAATTGGAATAGTGTGGCAATGTAAGGATTGTGGATGTATGTATCAAGATATGAGTTCTAAAGAAAGTAAAAGGGGGTATTAAAGATGAGTTGTGTTATAAAGTGTGATTTTTGTGGTGAAACAATAGCAGAAATTCTAAACATAAAGGTATTCAGAATTGATGATGAAGGTAATATAATGAGTATCGGAAAAGATGTATGTGACAAATGTTATGACAGATTATTTAGAAGTAACTTGAATAAGAAGATGACTAATTATGAAAAGATAAAAAATATGAGCAAAATAGAAATGGCTGAATTTCTTGCAAATGGCGGAAGTGGATGTACTAGTTGTGCTTATGATTTTCAAGATTGCTTAGGAGGATGTTTAGAGGGTCGAAAAAAGTGGCTTGAAAGTGAAGAAGGCCAGATATGAAATAATATTCATGAATAAGCATACTCAAAAAAGGTTGGGACTTCAATAAATGAATGAAGGGAGATATTAAAGATGGATTTGAAATTAATTAGCAGTATACCTAATTGGAAGGTAGAGGATCAGTTGGCAAAAATTGATGAAGAAGTAACTGAGTTTAAAGAGGCTATAGATACAGGAATGACCAAAGATATAATTGCAGAAGGATTAGATGTTTGCCAAACTATTTTAACAATGTTTCAAATTTTAGAATTAGAAGATTATATTGCAGAAGGTATAGAGATACATAATAAGAAATTAAATGGAAGAGGATGGGATCTCAAAGAAATAGGAGATGGTATACTTAATTTAATTAAAAATTCAATGATTAATGAATTAATTAATATGAATAATAAATTAAAATGCGTTGATGAAAAAGAATTTAATTCAAAAATACAATTTTTAGATGTAAATAAGCTATGGGATTTGTGCGTGCCTTTGGTTAACTTAAGTGCTATGAAAGGAATTAATGAAAACATTGATGAAATGAAAATGGGAGAGTTTCTAAAAAATATTAATTAAAGTAAGGAGATAATATAATATGTTGATAGAAGTAACTGAAAATAATAGAGAATTAAAAGTAGGAGATATTGTTGAAATTAATGGTGGTAATAAGTTATATATGATTCTTTCTTTAAAGGAAACAATAGGTGGGTATGTTATTATAAATATGCAGAATGGATATGGTTCATTTGGTGCTTATAAAAGTTTAAGTCAACTAGAATTAGACTTGAAGGTAAGAGGTTATAAATTATATAGTTCTGATGATTACAAGTTGCAATTAGTGCCTAAAGAATAAGATATATTTCAAAAAAGAAAAAAGGAGCATTACTTCACGCTCCTGCTTGTCAAAATTCTAAAACCGTCATCACAACATCATTATAACATAATTAGGAGTGTGAGGTAATGCAATCTAGCAAAAAAGACAATTTGTTTAGTAGTGCAGAAGGTAAGTTATATAATTATAAAAAAATAAAAGCGGAAATAGAAAAAATAGACATTGATATGCAGATGATAAAAAACGACTACAGAGGATGTAGTGGAGTTGAAATTAAAGAAAAGACAAGCAAGACATATGATATTAAAAGTGTAATTGAAATAGAGACTGAAGAAAAAGAAAAGAAAATTGCCTTAAAAGAAAAAGAGAAGAGACATAAAGAGTTGATAATAGAAAAAATAGATAATGCAATGAAAATATTAAGTGAAGAAGAAAAAAAGATAGTACAGTATAAATACTTTTCAAGTAGCAGGACATCTTGGGAATATGTTGGCAGAATGATTGGTTTTTCAGCGAGTAAGTGTAAGCAAATGAGATTTGATATTATAGATAAGATAAAAGGATTGCTATAAAAATGTCCGATTTGTGACGATTTTAAACCGATTTATGTCTGTTTTGTGTCTAAAAAATGTCCGATTTGTGACCAATTTATGTCTGTTTTGTGTCTTTTAATCATGATAAGATTGTATTGTGAGAAAAATATATTTAATAAAAAATGGCTTGGAATTTACGTTCTAAGTCTTTTTTATTGTCTAGAGAGGTGTTGAAGATTAAACGTGATATAACAGAAGAAATTTCAAGTGCTGCATATGTACCAGATAATTTAAAGTATTATGACAGTGTGATGAGAGAAACTCATAGCATGTATGGAAGAGAATGTTCTTTAGATTTTATAAAGAAAAAGCAAGAAAAACTCTTGAAACTAAAAAAGAAGATTAAGAAAAATTATGATTCTAATATTAATAAGATAGACTCATATCTGAAAATTTTAGAGGAAAGTATAATTGATGAGTCTGATCACGTTGAGTTGGTTGTCTTTAAATTATATTTG from Clostridioides difficile ATCC 9689 = DSM 1296 includes:
- a CDS encoding single-stranded DNA-binding protein, coding for MNNVVLVGRLARDPELRYIPEYGTPVATFALAVDRGYAKKDGTREVDFIPIEVMGGSAEFCANYLTKGRMVSIQGQIRIEKYEKDGEKKTFTKVRTKIVNALDHKPKDEEKEIGFQVLDDEDIPF
- a CDS encoding sigma-70 family RNA polymerase sigma factor, encoding MRSLEEKNKLFEDNINLVHFIINRYFKSFLRRYPYLKEDLFQEGYIGLYKTTCCFDESKGKFSTIAFSYISGHLKRFTTGYVKKHYRNDIDSFEKCIYRDNYGEEIRIEDRLAGNENVDIENVRVIRSCIKRSEIKDIQKIVCLREKGYTQQEISKVLGTSQTSIYRRLKKLKTEINILGK